Sequence from the Solea senegalensis isolate Sse05_10M linkage group LG1, IFAPA_SoseM_1, whole genome shotgun sequence genome:
tttgtatttatatacaaacacatttatattctaGACTTACTCAAAGCTGCATTACACTACAGTtgtgccattcacacccattcaatCAGTGATCTTTATGTCAGAGTCCAGCTTCTTTGTCTTAAATGTACCAGCAGTTAGAGCACTATCTTTACAACCTTCCACTTAAACATGTCCATCAACATGTCGGATAGTCCAACAGAATATGGATAACAGTGATAATGGAAGTATGAGCTGACCTGAGCACAGGCTACACCATCAACTCTAGCAGCTAGTGCCCCCTAGAGGACTGTTtgtgcatgtatatgtgtatgtgtgtgtacttgtatttgttagctatttatgaccttttctggcataaacactaaaAAACTGTTTTACCCAAACTGATGAATGATTTTACACTTTAGAAGATACAGAGAGTATAACCGTGTATATTAAATTTATTTCTAAATGTATAACTTACAGTATTCTAGATAGTAACTTGTATTTTGTTGGTCTTAATAATGTTCAAGTTTAGGAGAGTCGTGGCACAGTCGACATACAAATTACATTTTCCTCAAATATCTAAGAGAAGAtactaaatacattttttttaaatcatacgTAAAAGATAATATTATTTCATAACAAATTTGAATAAATGGCATATCAATATGAGTTTGAAATACAGTATTCAACATTTTATAAGAGGCTCAAAGGTTGAGTGTGAGGATTTATGGGGATTAATCAGAACATGTAGAATGGAGTGGAATGTTCATGATATTGTTTTTATCTGAGTATAATCAACTAAGAATATCACTAAAGGTAatttacatacatgttaaaataataattcaggCGATATTCCAATTTTCTTaaagtaaacacattagtctgaaTGAAATTGGGGGAGATTCAACTGGTAGTAATATGCAACTTCagcactagatgtcactaaatcatTTACAGTAAACCTTTAACTcaatgtcttttgtttgtgtctatgcTGCAGTCTCCTCTACCAATGCTTTGTGCTGCACTGACGTTTTATGTCATCCAAGAGCTTTTCTGGCACAGACTCACTGGAATCAGAGGAGGCCTCAGCTTCAGAGCTAGAGCCAGGATCAATATCAGAGCAAGAGTTGGTGTCAAAGCCAGTTCCAGTGCCGGTGCTATGGCTCATATCAGGGATAATGCCAGCATGGTGAAATTCCTCCTCAGAGTCAGACGCTTGGGTTTGCTCGGAACTCTCGTCACGAGACCTGTCTACGTCTGTCTCTCGGTCAGATACCTGTCCTTCTTGTTGCTTGTCAGTCAGAAGCCTCCTGCGGCTGATCAGCTTCTGCAGCTGTAGCTTGCTGGTGAAGAAGATGCTTCGCCATCCCATCTCAAGAGCCAGGGAAACCACTTCATCTGAAACTGTGTTGCAGCATCTGCGCACTGCCTGCTCCCAAAACATCTCTGACCCACATAACTAAAAGTAGAAGTAAGAAAAGTAGGACAATTAATGTTACAAATTCTAAGTCATGATttggtttcatttaaaaatggattATTAATTCAGATGTAATAATGATTTATTCACATAGAAAGCAGACATATGACAAAATATAGAATGGTGATTCAGTgataacaaatggaggactcctcaaCTCATCCCTCCCTTTCCTAAGTGTGTCAGAGAACTACAGAACTACAGAAAACATGCTCTCTGCTTGCATATAAAGCTtccttttaaaatcaaaacCCATACTCTGGTTATTTTGTCCATTTAAGCTACTGTAGGAACAGTctaattctaaaaaaaacaaattatttttatgttaaggcaattttacacacaaaataaaaaacattatcgGAACCTAGGGgcctggacctttaaataattTGGTAGCATTTGTTAGCGAGTCCATAAACTCACCTGCTTGAACCGATGTGACGTTCGTCGAAGCTGCTCCACATCCTCTAGTTCAAGATAGTTTATTATCCTCAGAAGTAAGGATTCAGACAGATGATCCAGATAATCATAATGGCCTTGGCACAGAGCCTTGGTGTACACCAAGATTCCAGGACCAAAAACCACACTGACCTCACCTGAGAAGAAGCCCAACATTTTACCTATTGTGCCTATTCAAGCGTTCCATTTGCTTTTTATATGCAATATTCTCAGGACAAGAATTATAACCTGAATACAATGCATTATTCTCTCAAAACACGTTCTGTTCCATTTTGGAAGACACAATTGCCCATGGGCTctcattttaacatcactgcaaaacacacacaaacctgtgaaCTAACCATATTGACTGGCACAAAGCCTCGGCTCTTTTTCTGAAGATATTCAACAGCAGAGGagtctgttttaaaatgatcttACCATATAACAACTGCCAAAAACACACTATTTACAGATCCAAATTGttgtcactgctgtgtctcaCAGCTTCACAGAGATCCAAATGTACTGGTTTGCAAGTAGACGTTTTGGCTTGCGATAGcagaaaaccttttaaaattaTTGTCACTCcgccaaggaggttatgttttgtAAGCATTTGTCTTTATGAGTATGAGTTGCACAAATGAAATTCATGTGAAGACAGCTTTTTTCTGGGAATACAGGTTATGGGCCAAGAAATTCTAGCATTTTAATGGTGATGCAGACACAATTCACCTTTTAAGTGTATTGACGCTGTGGGAATCTCAGCAGCCTTGGGAGAGGCTTGTACTCTCCGAGttattgctgtgtttttttctttgtctacaTGAAGATGTTTATTAAGCTCTTCAGGAACAATTTGCAGTTGGATGTGTGAAGAATCTTCAACAGCAAGAGGAAAACTCTTGAGATTGAGGTTTAAATGGATAtgttcagattcagattcaccTTTATTGCCATTGTATGGGGTGCTCCCACAGAGCCACTGTGCACAgaacagacaaagagaaaacaaaatgcagcAAATGCAAACACTGCACTAAATAAACCTTGAAGTCCTGACTTACTCTGCAGCCATGTGTTGTCCAAGAAGTCCTGGTGAGACTCTTTCAGCTCCCCAGGTTTGGAGAATCTGTCCACAGCTCTCAGAGAGATCTTCCACCATCTCCATATGATCTGGGAATAATAAAGCCAAGTATATTTTAACAACTAGTTATGAAGCCCCCATAACTTTCTCCAATAAATACTGACagtcaaaatgacgtcacagatatctgtaattcagTTCAGAATCACGTcattttgccattcatgtgtatggggtaattccagtttcagatatctTCAACGTCATTGTGACATATCGTTGAATATGTTCATATTCTTCCGTTGTAGATATCTTGAATTAATACGTCATGACGTGGTAGATATTAACGACAAaacccatacacatgaatggcaaaataCGTATTTTTGAcgagtaaaaactgaattaccGACATATGACCTCATTTAGACTACTAAAAACTGGCTTACAGATATCAGAAACTGTGGTTTTGACTAAGAATGACGTTGCAGATGATGTCCATCGAATTAATGCCAAAACCGCGTTTGACGTGTCACTACGTGTGTGACGTAGCAGTAAATAATTCAATGCGTTGTCTTCATTCGTGGTTTTAACGTTAACTTAAGTAATTATTAAAAGTTATCGGTACTTAcatctgacattttaaagtttaaagtttgggtgttgccatggcaataaATAACTATTAATAACCAAGAACAAACGTGGAATGTCTTTTTCTTCGCTTGCTTTGGGCCAAATTCAGTCTGTACATTGAAAACCATATCAAGACATTATTGTAATGGTTTGTTGAATAAAGAAAGAGATTTCAATGTCAATGTGACTTtccaaaaaaatagaaaaataaaacaaacatattcaatttcaattaaCATACCTTTTGATAGCATTAATGGCTCAGTTGTATCAATATGGAACATTAAGAACAGGTTTGTAAGAGACTTCAACAAAGTCATCACTGTAGTTAaaaatcttttaatttatttatacatatatttatatatgtacacatttacTTACCTATTCTTGCAAAGACAAGAAACATTGTCAAATTTATTGTTAGTCACTGGTGGAGGAATTGAGACCAGAGTCAAAAGGAGGATCAAGTAGTGTAATAATCCATAAATGAATCTGTTCTTCTGCTTTGCCTTATTACTGTAACGGAAAAATGAAGGGAGATCAATGTTTCTCATCATCCTGTTCTTCTCTTCAAAAGGCTTTTCAAAAAggcaaagaagaagacagagttTTAAGGGAGTGCATTGAACACAAATTAACTAACATCCCACAAGTATTTGTGTTCAAATATTGTGCATATTTTGTCTGGACAGGAGCAGTCAACACCTGCAACtatcaaccaaacaaaaacctgaTATTTAACTCATCTGACATCTGCaaccagcagcagagaggtTACTGGCAACATGTTGAACAACTTTAATAAAGATGTTATTAATCAAGTAGCAGAACTAAGAAATATAACTTTCAAAGCCCACAAATCTTGTCCAATTCCTCCATTTATGCTCACAATGACTGTGGTAAAAGCCCAGCATAAATGGTGTGTCCAATCCACCTCTTTAGGATGTTTAATTTGTAAGATTATAGAGACGTGGGTTTTCTTTTGTCGCTGTGGGTCATTGGAAGCGTTAGATTGTTAAAAATAGCACTCTGGACAGGCCAGTtgataaaagaacatttttgcaCCTTACTGCCAACATAGTAGCCATTCTGCTGGAACAACAaatagaaagagaaaataaaacacctgcATTATTATGGCTGCTTCAAACCACAGATGACGGATTTGGATGGAACTCCGTTAATAATCTTAAAAGTGTATACCCTTATATAGAttgtagtgttgttttttttaactacaaGGTGTGTGTATACTCACCCTTGTTAACTCAGTCCTTGTTATACATAACATCTACTTAACTGCGATTACAAATGATATGCACAGAGTTTACAGTcataaacaaaaagtaaaaagcaTATAATGTATATTGTCCAGACAGTATACCCTCCCCCGTAATGGCCCCTTCATTTCCAATATAGTCCATTGTAACCCTTCTTTCATAATTCATAGTGCTGTAaacatttgatgaaaaaaacaaaacaaaaacatgagtcTTCTTTTAGGGAAATGTACTGCCACTAATTGCACGACGGATCGGGTGCGTTGAATATGTGCTGcatgctgccctctggtggcgAGAATCCAGAGATGTGCTACAGGAAAGGGTTAGTGGATGAACCCCCTGAAGGAAACGATCCCGCTGGGGCACCAGCCTGAAATTaaacaaggaagaaaaaagacattgtTGCTGTAAGGTAAGGATTCctttaaatgtcatcatcagtgctctctctctcagcgtCCACTTCATTTAACACCACTGATATAGGCAAAGGATGTGTTGAGAAGTCATCCACAACAGAGTAGACCATCTTGTTCAGCTATGTCTTCATAGCTGAACATATAGTGACATATAGTGACAAGACACTTTCAGCTGGTTTCAACCTGGAATTAAGTTGCAGAAGTTACTAGTGATCCATTAGCCGTGCCATGAGGACTGAAAGCATTCTTGTTGTGTCAAGTTGTGGAAACTTAACATGTTTCCAATGAATGGAACGGTTTGATAcaatatgtattgttttgtgtttcagttaggAATAGTtacaaaataaccagccccaattGTTCAATGTTTCGGTATCCTCCCTTGGGGTACGACAATAATGCTAGCATACAGTTTGAGCTAGACACACGACAGTCAGCCTGCAGTCTATTTTCATACAAAGCTTAACGTCTTGTTgaaacaaacagccacaaagtGAGCAGAtaaaaaacagctgctgcatGTCGTCCATTGTTGTCCACATTGTGTTGCGTTTGATGTTGGCACACTGGTGCGACGTCACGTTACAAATCTCGCTGACACGGCCATCGAGCACAGCGCACACCCCACCTGCCacaaaggtactgttctcagtcgaaacccAACCCAACCAAACTTTAACATTATGGAAAAACGGCTATAAGGCCATCCATGCTCACTCACCATGAACGGGTTGTTAGACATGCCAGGACCAGCCATAGGCTGCCCAAAGGGTGTCATGGAGGGCTTGTTCTGACTGTAGACTGGGAAGGCAGGGCCTAACGAACACAGTGGAGGAAAATGGATTTATAACAGATTGTTTCTGCTCTCACCAGTGTctaattaaaaatacttttattggAACAGTTAAATCAATATGACATGAAGAGAAAACCTGCACAGTGATTTAGATAAGTGCCTAAGACTAAATggatcaaaaataaataaataacaggagAGCTACAGCTTATTAGTTTGCATTGAGCCttatgaaaaatgtcagattgttttattgtagttttttGTACTTTGTAAAGAACAGATTATTTTGATCCTAAATGCAACCTGAATTAATTTCACAGCAGATCCAATGGATTTGTCACACTTTTCATTTGCTGCAGTCAGATTTTAAGATATAATATGACACTTCCGTATTAAAATTACAAAGAATGACGAGGCAGatgttgaatattttgtttAGTGTACTTACTGTAGCCAAAACGTTTCCAACACTTTAAATCAAGACGGTGCCAATTACTGACATCGTCCACTTTACTTTCTCTGCATTAACATTGGCAGCAAACCCCCCGAATTAAACTTGTGAGGAAGGTACCTAATAGTTaaccagtgtgttgtcttttgtcacTAATAGAGCACAAGTAAATATTTATAGTTCTGCCGCCGAAGCTCGGCCACTAAAACGTGACAGCTTTGGTAGTAGGACAataattcccatgatcccatggGGCTTCTTGATACTATGAAACTAGGTcttgtattatttgttaaaaaaattgtTCTGAATGTGGTACATGAACTTTAGGTGAAAAGAcaggtgataaataaataaatgaatgacagacagaggagacaaggTGTTGGGTGAGGCCACTAACCATTAGAGTGAGGGTGGTAGGCCCCAGGCTGGGCATAAGGGATCGGGGCCTGGCCAGGGAATTGTTGCTGGAAGTTTCCACTGAAACTGGTCGGGAGGCAGAAGGAAGAGGCACTCCCAAAGCCGGCAGGCATGCTCATAGAGCCAGTGCCAAAGGAggctacaaaacacacaaaatgtgtctacagtgaatgtgtgtgtgtgtgtatatacacactcacacccacattacacacatacacaaaaaaggAGTATATTCTTATAAATACTATGAAACATCACAAAGCTACTTGGCAATGTAACAGGgttaaatcacaataaaaggaaaaagctGTCTTATGACATACACCAAACATGTGGATACAAACCTGCAGCTTGAGCTCTGCCGTTGGCCTGGAAAGGGTTGGTGGCCATCTCCGGGGCAACGGCTGCAGCAACGAAAGGATTTGTGGACGGGCCAGCTACATGAAATACAGGAgtacattataaaacaaaagGATTCCAACTATAcatgaaaaatgtaatgtgaAAAGTAGGGCTGCtcaatcaaatgttttaaattcaaaatagtGCAATTAACAAGTTGCAAAGGCCACAATTTAGGTCACATGTCATGTCAAGCATATCTAGCCCATGGTTTACCCTTTATTTCTGACATATTTATGTAGTTTACGTAATGGTAATTCATATCTTTAAGTTGTCATTCTTGCATTACAATATAGAGTGGTAAATATTATGATAATGTTCCTTGTGATAAtgcttcatgttttaaatccatTATCACATGAAATGCTGAACCAAACCAGGACTTAAAAATATCATATGTCAAATTACAATTGcaatattttccccaaattgtCAAGacctaataataaaaatatatattcataatTAGTACCTCCAAAGACTGGCTGCATGCTGGGTAACACAGGCGTATTCTGGGCTGGCGATGAACCAAGCACTGGTCCAAATAAGTTCCTACAAGACAATGtccatgttaaatgtttttacatccaTGACACGTGTGCAATATTAACATTTTGACACACTATTGAACAGTGATATGAACATCAATCAAGTGAGTGATAAATGTTGACTGGATTGGGTCATTTTAGTTGAAATTAACTGATTATCCAAATattcaaatgtgtaaataacGCATAACAATAAGCATAGATCATTAAAGCTGCTTACAGACATGCACTTAACTCCAGAGATTCTCTGGAGAGAACACAACTGTCCACAGAAGTCACTCTGGAGGTTCTCCTGCCAGCTCCCAACTCAAATCTCCAGTTTATGTCCcagtgagctcatgtgagaacacCGCAGGAGAAAACAAGGACAAGTGTCCT
This genomic interval carries:
- the fbxo36b gene encoding F-box only protein 36b — protein: MSLLKYTWLYYSQIIWRWWKISLRAVDRFSKPGELKESHQDFLDNTWLQSEVSVVFGPGILVYTKALCQGHYDYLDHLSESLLLRIINYLELEDVEQLRRTSHRFKQLCGSEMFWEQAVRRCCNTVSDEVVSLALEMGWRSIFFTSKLQLQKLISRRRLLTDKQQEGQVSDRETDVDRSRDESSEQTQASDSEEEFHHAGIIPDMSHSTGTGTGFDTNSCSDIDPGSSSEAEASSDSSESVPEKLLDDIKRQCSTKHW